Proteins from a single region of Argopecten irradians isolate NY chromosome 7, Ai_NY, whole genome shotgun sequence:
- the LOC138328101 gene encoding putative Ras-related protein Rab-33 yields the protein MAQGLQKNRSDTGELESSVTVIEKQAQRRIFKIIVIGDSNVGKTCLTYRFCSGKFPDKTEATIGVDFRERTIDIDKEQIKLQLWDTAGQERFRKSMVQHYYRNVHAVVFVYDVTKMSSFDSMPSWIEECDRHNLNKDIPRLLVGNKCDMKLRIAVNTNLAQKFADSHNMPLFETSAKDDERANHVDAIFMTLAHKLKSSKPLMSPYVGGENSNLPSNVQVISIGKGSQGKGLQSMGVESDKRDSCAC from the exons ATGGCACAAGGACTTcaaaaaaatcgttctgatacAGGGGAACTTGAGTCGTCTGTCACCGTGATTGAAAAGCAAGCACAAAGGCGTATATTCAAGATAATAGTAATTGGCGACTCCAATGTCGGGAAGACATGTTTAACCTACAGGTTTTGTAGTGGAAAATTTCCAGATAAAACTGAAGCAACCATTGGCGTTGATTTTAGAGAAAGGACAATTGATATCGACAAGGAACAGATCAAG CTACAGTTATGGGACACAGCTGGCCAAGAAAGGTTTCGGAAGTCCATGGTTCAGCACTACTACAGAAACGTACATGCTGTTGTGTTTGTCTATGACGTAACAAAGATGAGCTCATTCGATAGTATGCCTAGCTGGATAGAAGAATGTGACAGACACAATCTGAACAAAGATATACCTAGACTACTGGTTGGAAACAAGTGTGATATGAAGCTGCGTATTGCTGTGAATACCAATTTGGCCCAAAAGTTTGCAGACTCGCATAATATGCCTCTGTTTGAAACATCAGCCAAAGATGATGAGCGTGCAAACCATGTGGATGCTATTTTCATGACACTAGCTCATAAACTAAAAAGCAGTAAACCTTTAATGTCTCCATATGTAGGTGGTGAGAATTCCAATCTGCCAAGTAATGTTCAAGTTATCTCCATTGGGAAAGGTTCGCAAGGAAAAGGCCTACAGTCTATGGGGGTTGAGAGTGACAAAAGGGATAGCTGTGCTTGTTAA